DNA sequence from the Persephonella sp. genome:
AGCTGAAGTTTGAGGAATACCTTAAAGTATGGGAGTTAACAAGGAGGGATTTTCTAAAGTGGGTTTCTGCAACAACAGCACTCCTGATGCTACCGCCCCAGTTCGAGCCTCTTGTTGCACAGGCTGCACAGGTAATGAACAGAGTTCCGATTATATGGATAAACATTCAGGACTGTGCAGGAAATACAGAAGCACTCCTTAGGAGTTACTCCCCAACTGTTGATGAGCTTATCCTTGAATACCTTTCTGTTGAGTATCAGGAAGTAATAATGGCTGCTGCAGGAGATCAGGCTGAGGAAAATCTTGAGAAGGCTGTAAAAGATTTTGATGGAAAGTATCTTCTTTTTGTTGAAGGATCAATACCTGCAGGTATGCCTGAAGCGTTTACCATAGGAAGACACCCTAAAAATGGTGTTGAACATCTGAAGTATCTTGCTGAACATTCTGCCGCTGTTATAGCTGTCGGGGCATGTGCATCTTTTGGAGGTGCTCCAGCGGCTTACCCAAACCCTACAGGTGCTGTGGGAGTGATGGATATAGTAAAAGGGAAACCTATAGTAAACA
Encoded proteins:
- a CDS encoding hydrogenase small subunit, with the protein product LKFEEYLKVWELTRRDFLKWVSATTALLMLPPQFEPLVAQAAQVMNRVPIIWINIQDCAGNTEALLRSYSPTVDELILEYLSVEYQEVIMAAAGDQAEENLEKAVKDFDGKYLLFVEGSIPAGMPEAFTIGRHPKNGVEHLKYLAEHSAAVIAVGACASFGGAPAAYPNPTGAVGVMDIVKGKPIVNIPACPANPANITGVVIHYILTGEIPELDSLLRPKFAFGYRIHDNCERRAHFDAGEFVEEWGDFGAKNNFCLYKMGCKGPFTFNNCSIVRYNEGTNWPIGVGRGCIGCSEPNFWDVYATERPIADSPVQPPAGRGVESTVDQFGLGILTATVIGIGIHAVASAIAGKREETKEEE